aatcagatactctctgtgtgctgacacaccAACCGTTACAAGAAGAATATAAAACAGGAAAACATGATAACAGAGTTGTTTAAGATGAGTTTACACCCTTTCTGTGTAACAATGTCATTTTTCTATAGATCCCTCGGTGGAGTCCAGATTCCAGAAAACAGGAAGACATCATGGTGAATCCCTGTTATGTAAAAAGATTTTTTGCTATCCTTGCACTCATGCTGTTGTTTTCCTGTGGATTCTTGTTCCACTTTGAGACACGAACATCGCTTCTGAAAAGTTTGGCACAAAGACATTTTgcgttacaaacaaaagacagccAACAGCCTGTGAACAATCAGACCTATCCAGCCTTCCGCCATCCTCTGGCCCCACCTTACCCATATCCGTATATGTACCTCATCAACCAGCCAGATAAATGCAAAGACAGAGCACCCTTCCTGATCATGCTGGTAATTGGTAAAGTCCATGATTTGGAGACAAGACACACCATACGGGCAACCTGGGGCAATGAAAGTAACTATGATGTTGATGTGCTGAGGATTTTTTTGCTGGGATTTTCAGATTTTGTCTCAGACAGGACTCAAATGATGCTGGAGGAGGAAAGTGAAGCCTTTAAAGATATAGTCCAACAAGACTTCATGGACACCTACTATAATCTTACCCTAAAAACCTTACTGGGCATGGAGTGGGTGACTAAGTTCTGCCCTAAGGCCAGCTATGTGATAAAAATTGACAACGATATGTTCCTTAATGTTGACTATCTGGTTCACAAGCTTCTTCATCCAAAGCTTCCAGTCCGTCAAAACTATTTTACGGGATTAATCGTATCTGGTACAGGACCATCAAGGCAAAAAGAAAGTAAATGGTATGTCCCTGAGGAAATTTACCCCAATGACACTTACCCACCCTACTGTTCTGGGCCTGGATATGTCTTCTCAGCTGacatggcagaaaaaatctatgACATATCACAACGGATTCGGATAAACCCTATGGAGGATTGCTTCATGGGGATTTGTCTACACGAGCTCCATATTCCACCCACACCATCTCCTCAGTATATATTCAATGGCCATTACATAGAATATA
This DNA window, taken from Hyperolius riggenbachi isolate aHypRig1 chromosome 3, aHypRig1.pri, whole genome shotgun sequence, encodes the following:
- the LOC137562158 gene encoding beta-1,3-galactosyltransferase 2-like, which produces MLLFSCGFLFHFETRTSLLKSLAQRHFALQTKDSQQPVNNQTYPAFRHPLAPPYPYPYMYLINQPDKCKDRAPFLIMLVIGKVHDLETRHTIRATWGNESNYDVDVLRIFLLGFSDFVSDRTQMMLEEESEAFKDIVQQDFMDTYYNLTLKTLLGMEWVTKFCPKASYVIKIDNDMFLNVDYLVHKLLHPKLPVRQNYFTGLIVSGTGPSRQKESKWYVPEEIYPNDTYPPYCSGPGYVFSADMAEKIYDISQRIRINPMEDCFMGICLHELHIPPTPSPQYIFNGHYIEYNRCQFHKLITVHHYSSDQLRSIWSDFWTLKSLDCEQGLISGKTTKAMP